The following nucleotide sequence is from Acidobacteriota bacterium.
CCATGCCCGCCAAGAAATCTTCCGACCATCGCTCCGCTCCGGCTGACCCCCAATCCGAGAGCCCGAGTCCCGCAGACCTTTCGAGATCCGCCGCGGAGAGCAGCTCCGGCAACTCCTCGAAGGACTTCGTCCAGGCGGCGGAGGGGGCTCAAGGCGGCTTGTTGCAGGAGTTCTGGCTCTTCCTTCGAGAGAGCAAGAAATGGTGGCTCACCCCCATCATCCTGGTGCTCCTGCTCCTCGCAGGCCTGGTGGTCCTCGCCGGCACCGGAGCGGCGCCGTTCATCTACACGCTGTTCTGATCGGACGGATGGCTTCGGGACGGAAGGGCATCAGGGGGGAGGCGGGGTCCTGGCATCTCGATAGAGGCAGTCCTGAGATTTGGCAGGGGGCACCCGCTCCTTGGCCTCGTCCTCGCCGACTCGGTAGATGATGATCTGGTTGCCCAGATCCAGCCACGCCATCCAGCGGCGCAGCCGTCGCCAGCCTCGCGTCAACAAAAAACGGCCCTCATCAGGGTCCTCTAGATCCGAATCCAAAGGGTCTTTGGTCATCGTATAAGAGCTCTCTCGATTTCTTGGGGGCTCACTAACTCTAAGTGTCTTCCTTCTGGAGAATCGGGACGACTTTTTTCACCTAAATGATGAGTCGATACCTTTCACCGGAATTTCTCAATCGCTTAAAATCAGTCTCGACACAAGATTCAGCCCAAGG
It contains:
- a CDS encoding DUF5989 family protein, whose protein sequence is MPAKKSSDHRSAPADPQSESPSPADLSRSAAESSSGNSSKDFVQAAEGAQGGLLQEFWLFLRESKKWWLTPIILVLLLLAGLVVLAGTGAAPFIYTLF